One segment of Dolichospermum sp. DET69 DNA contains the following:
- a CDS encoding diflavin flavoprotein: protein MVLLTQKLEKRLTINTVEISEDTTAIRSLDWDRDRFDIEFGLQNGTTYNSFLIRGEKIALVDTSHEKFRKLYFDTLTGLINPQDIDYLIVSHTEPDHSGLVKDLLQLAPNLTVVASKVAIQFLEDMVHQPFNRKIVKNGDRLDLGNGHEFEFVIAPNLHWPDTIFSFDHKTQILYTCDAFGLHYCSESTFDDDLAVIEPDFQYYYDCLMGPNARSVLSALKRMGELKTIRMVATGHGPLLYHNVEELIGRYRSWSQGQTKAETPVGIFYVSEYGFGDRIAQSIANGITKTGVAVEIVDLASVNELQELRELVGRCTGLVVGMPPASGNSNIQAALSTVLGSAKEKQAIGIFETGGGDDEPTYPILNKFRALGLNICFPVIEIRDTPTANIYKKCEEAGTDLGQWVTRDKSIKAMKSLGADLDKALGRISGGLYIITAKKDDVSSAMLASWVSQASFKPLGFSIAVSKDRAIESLMQVGDRFVLNVLEEGNYQPLMKHFLKRFAPGADRFEGVKTQAAANGAPILTDALAYIECEVVSRMDCGDHWAVYSTAYAGRVSNPDAMTAVHHRKVGNHY from the coding sequence ATGGTATTACTCACCCAGAAACTAGAAAAGCGTCTAACTATAAATACTGTAGAGATTAGTGAAGATACTACTGCAATTCGGTCTTTAGATTGGGACCGCGATCGCTTTGATATTGAGTTTGGTTTACAAAATGGGACAACATATAACTCTTTTCTGATTCGTGGTGAAAAAATCGCCCTGGTTGATACCTCCCATGAAAAATTTCGTAAACTCTATTTTGATACTCTCACGGGTTTAATTAATCCCCAAGATATTGATTATTTAATTGTTAGCCACACTGAACCAGATCACAGCGGTTTAGTAAAAGACTTACTACAACTCGCTCCTAATCTTACTGTGGTTGCGTCAAAAGTCGCAATTCAGTTTTTGGAAGATATGGTACATCAGCCATTTAACCGTAAAATTGTCAAGAATGGCGATCGCTTGGATTTAGGAAATGGCCATGAATTTGAATTTGTCATTGCTCCTAATTTACATTGGCCTGACACTATTTTCAGCTTTGACCACAAAACCCAAATTCTCTACACTTGCGATGCTTTTGGCTTACATTACTGCTCAGAAAGCACCTTTGATGATGATTTAGCAGTCATTGAACCCGATTTTCAATATTACTATGATTGTTTAATGGGGCCAAATGCCCGTTCTGTCCTCTCTGCACTCAAGCGCATGGGAGAATTAAAAACTATTCGCATGGTGGCTACTGGTCATGGTCCCTTACTTTATCATAACGTTGAGGAATTAATCGGGCGCTATCGGAGTTGGAGTCAAGGGCAAACCAAAGCGGAAACCCCAGTAGGTATATTTTATGTCTCTGAGTACGGTTTTGGCGATCGCATAGCCCAATCTATCGCTAATGGGATTACTAAAACTGGTGTGGCTGTAGAAATAGTAGATTTAGCCAGCGTTAACGAATTACAAGAACTGCGGGAATTGGTAGGACGTTGTACAGGTTTAGTTGTAGGAATGCCCCCAGCTTCAGGCAATTCTAATATTCAAGCGGCACTCAGTACCGTTTTAGGTTCTGCCAAAGAAAAACAAGCAATTGGTATTTTTGAAACCGGTGGTGGAGATGATGAACCCACTTATCCCATATTAAATAAATTCCGGGCTTTGGGCTTAAATATATGTTTTCCCGTGATTGAAATTCGGGATACCCCCACAGCTAACATCTACAAAAAGTGCGAAGAAGCCGGTACAGACTTAGGACAATGGGTGACAAGAGATAAAAGCATTAAAGCCATGAAATCCCTTGGTGCTGATTTAGATAAAGCTCTGGGAAGAATTAGTGGTGGTTTATATATCATCACCGCCAAAAAAGACGACGTATCCAGTGCCATGTTAGCTTCCTGGGTAAGTCAAGCCAGCTTCAAACCCTTGGGCTTTTCCATTGCTGTATCCAAAGATCGGGCGATAGAATCACTCATGCAAGTAGGCGATCGCTTCGTTCTCAATGTACTCGAAGAAGGCAACTATCAACCATTAATGAAACACTTCTTAAAGAGATTTGCCCCCGGTGCAGATCGTTTTGAAGGAGTCAAAACCCAAGCCGCAGCAAATGGCGCACCTATCCTCACGGATGCCCTAGCTTACATAGAATGCGAAGTCGTTAGCCGCATGGATTGTGGCGATCATTGGGCAGTATACAGTACAGCCTACGCCGGTAGAGTATCTAACCCGGATGCCATGACAGCCGTACACCACCGCAAAGTAGGAAACCACTATTAA
- a CDS encoding pantothenate kinase has protein sequence MIGNSRLHWALFIDKTLYSTGDTFHLSASMIEQLAENPTLDNWLTAISLPRNLPIIPDSPIPLILASVVPSQTELWQTYPHLRLITLADVPLQGMYPTLGIDRALAVWGAGITWEFPTLVIDAGTALTFTGADDHQSLVGGAILPGLGLQLASLGQNTGQLPLLETGIITSLPPRFVMNTSDAIQSGVIYTLLSGIKDFIAAWWQLFPESQIVITGGDSNLLKNYLDQKFPDIAAQLIVDHNLIFQAVGNIVYSFI, from the coding sequence ATGATTGGTAATTCTCGGTTGCATTGGGCATTATTCATAGATAAAACCCTATACTCAACTGGGGATACATTCCATCTATCTGCATCTATGATCGAACAATTAGCTGAAAACCCAACCTTAGATAATTGGTTAACAGCTATTTCTTTACCCAGAAATCTTCCCATAATCCCAGATTCCCCCATTCCCCTGATTCTGGCTTCAGTCGTTCCCAGTCAAACTGAACTTTGGCAAACTTACCCCCATTTGCGCCTGATTACCTTAGCAGATGTACCATTACAGGGAATGTATCCCACACTAGGAATTGATCGGGCTTTAGCTGTCTGGGGTGCAGGGATAACATGGGAATTTCCCACATTAGTAATTGATGCCGGTACAGCATTAACATTTACAGGTGCAGATGATCATCAATCCTTAGTTGGTGGAGCAATATTGCCAGGTTTAGGGTTACAACTTGCCAGTTTGGGGCAAAACACCGGACAATTACCATTATTAGAAACTGGTATAATAACATCCTTACCACCACGTTTTGTCATGAATACATCAGATGCAATTCAAAGTGGAGTAATTTACACCTTATTAAGTGGGATAAAAGACTTTATTGCAGCTTGGTGGCAATTATTTCCTGAAAGTCAGATTGTGATAACTGGTGGAGATAGTAACTTATTAAAAAACTATCTTGATCAAAAATTTCCAGATATAGCGGCTCAATTAATTGTAGATCATAATTTGATATTTCAGGCAGTGGGAAATATAGTCTACAGCTTTATCTAA
- a CDS encoding DUF2281 domain-containing protein, which produces MTQAVAKQESILDRVQNLTPEQQEEVLNFIDFLQFKGQKQDVDQKKRRKWADIQGKAPYPLVGEDAQVWVSRNRIEETENRELYLRSNYED; this is translated from the coding sequence ATGACTCAAGCTGTAGCAAAACAAGAATCTATTTTAGATAGAGTCCAGAATTTAACACCGGAACAACAGGAGGAGGTATTAAATTTTATTGATTTTTTGCAATTTAAAGGACAAAAGCAGGATGTAGACCAAAAAAAACGCCGTAAATGGGCAGATATTCAAGGTAAAGCACCTTATCCTTTAGTTGGTGAAGATGCTCAAGTTTGGGTGTCAAGAAATAGAATAGAGGAGACAGAAAATAGAGAATTATATTTAAGAAGTAACTATGAAGATTGA